The Enterobacter asburiae genome window below encodes:
- the queC gene encoding 7-cyano-7-deazaguanine synthase QueC, with translation MKRAVVVFSGGQDSTTCLVQALHQYDEVHCVTFDYGQRHRAEIDVARELALKLGARAHKVLDVTLLNELAVSSLTRDSIPVPDYEPDASGIPNTFVPGRNILFLTLTAIYAYQVKAEAVITGVCETDFSGYPDCRDEFVKALNHAVNLGMAKETRFETPLMWLDKAETWALADYWGKLDLVRSETLTCYNGIKGDGCGQCAACNLRANGLNHYLADKIGVMAAMQKKTGLK, from the coding sequence ATGAAACGTGCCGTCGTCGTGTTCAGCGGAGGACAAGACTCTACTACCTGCCTGGTTCAGGCCCTTCATCAGTACGATGAAGTTCACTGTGTCACTTTCGATTATGGTCAGCGTCATCGCGCTGAAATCGACGTTGCTCGTGAACTAGCCCTGAAACTGGGCGCACGCGCGCACAAGGTGCTGGACGTTACGCTGTTAAATGAACTGGCCGTGAGCAGCCTCACCCGCGACAGTATCCCGGTACCTGACTACGAACCCGATGCCAGCGGCATTCCAAACACCTTCGTGCCGGGCCGTAATATCCTCTTCCTGACCCTGACGGCGATCTACGCCTACCAGGTAAAGGCCGAAGCGGTGATCACGGGCGTGTGCGAGACCGACTTCTCCGGCTACCCGGACTGTCGTGATGAGTTCGTGAAGGCGTTAAACCACGCCGTTAATCTGGGGATGGCGAAAGAGACGCGGTTTGAAACCCCGCTCATGTGGCTGGATAAAGCCGAAACCTGGGCGCTGGCGGACTACTGGGGCAAGCTGGACCTTGTTCGCAGCGAAACGCTCACCTGCTATAACGGTATCAAAGGCGACGGTTGCGGCCAGTGCGCGGCCTGTAATCTTCGCGCTAACGGGCTGAACCATTATCTCGCCGATAAAATCGGCGTAATGGCCGCGATGCAGAAAAAAACCGGGCTTAAATAG
- a CDS encoding PLP-dependent cysteine synthase family protein → MMNSTWVKHAISEINADYQRSADTHLIRLSLPGFDGIQLYLKDESTHPTGSLKHRLARSLFLYGLCNGWIKEGTTIIESSSGSTAVSEAYFARLLGLPFIAVMPSCTAKRKIEQIEFYGGHCHFVESACEIYAASEMLARELNGHYMDQFTFAERATDWRGNNNIADSIFRQMTHEPHPVPSYIVMSAGTGGTSATIGRYIRCQGYDTQLMVVDPQNSVFLDYWQNRDAGLRSPVGSKIEGIGRPRVEPSFIPDVVDEMMRVPDAASVATAHWLETQLGRKVGASTGTNMWGALQLAARMREEGRTGSIVTLLCDSGERYLDTYYNAEWVQANIGDIAPWKAQIAQLVK, encoded by the coding sequence ATGATGAATAGCACCTGGGTTAAACATGCGATCAGCGAAATCAATGCCGACTATCAGCGCTCGGCGGATACGCACCTGATTCGCCTTTCCCTGCCCGGATTTGACGGCATTCAGCTCTATCTGAAAGATGAAAGCACCCATCCCACCGGTAGCCTGAAGCATCGCCTGGCGCGCTCGCTGTTTTTATACGGTTTATGTAACGGCTGGATCAAAGAAGGCACCACCATCATAGAATCTTCATCCGGTTCAACGGCGGTGTCCGAAGCCTATTTTGCCCGCCTGCTGGGCCTGCCGTTTATCGCGGTGATGCCGTCCTGCACCGCAAAACGCAAAATCGAGCAGATCGAATTTTACGGCGGTCACTGCCACTTTGTGGAAAGCGCCTGCGAAATCTACGCCGCCTCTGAAATGCTGGCCCGTGAGCTGAACGGCCACTATATGGACCAGTTCACCTTCGCCGAGCGCGCGACGGACTGGCGCGGCAATAACAACATTGCCGACAGTATTTTCCGCCAGATGACCCACGAACCGCATCCGGTTCCGTCCTATATCGTCATGAGCGCCGGTACCGGCGGCACGTCAGCCACGATTGGACGCTATATCCGCTGTCAGGGCTACGATACCCAACTGATGGTGGTTGACCCGCAGAACTCCGTGTTCCTCGACTACTGGCAAAACCGCGATGCCGGTCTGCGCAGCCCGGTAGGCAGTAAAATTGAAGGGATTGGCCGCCCGCGCGTGGAGCCCTCTTTCATCCCCGACGTCGTGGATGAGATGATGCGCGTGCCGGATGCTGCAAGCGTGGCAACGGCGCACTGGCTGGAAACGCAGCTGGGGCGCAAAGTGGGTGCATCGACGGGCACCAATATGTGGGGCGCACTGCAGCTTGCCGCCCGTATGCGCGAAGAGGGCCGCACCGGCTCCATCGTCACGCTGCTGTGCGACAGCGGCGAGCGTTATCTCGATACCTACTACAACGCGGAGTGGGTGCAGGCCAACATCGGCGATATCGCCCCGTGGAAAGCGCAGATTGCACAGCTTGTGAAATAA
- a CDS encoding YbgC/FadM family acyl-CoA thioesterase has product MQTKIKVRGFHLDVYQHVNNARYLEFLEEARWDGLENSESFQWLTAHNIAFVVVNININYRRPAVLGDVLTVTSQVQQINGKSGVLSQVVTLDPEGQVVADALITFVCIDLKTQKALPLEGELREKLELMIA; this is encoded by the coding sequence ATGCAGACAAAAATCAAAGTACGCGGTTTTCATCTCGACGTTTATCAGCATGTGAACAACGCTCGCTATCTTGAGTTTCTTGAAGAAGCGCGCTGGGACGGGCTGGAAAACAGCGAAAGCTTTCAGTGGCTGACCGCGCACAACATCGCGTTCGTGGTCGTCAATATCAACATCAACTACCGACGTCCGGCCGTGCTGGGTGATGTGCTCACGGTCACCAGCCAGGTGCAACAGATCAATGGCAAAAGCGGGGTGTTAAGCCAGGTGGTGACGCTCGATCCAGAAGGGCAGGTGGTGGCAGATGCGCTGATCACGTTTGTCTGTATCGATCTGAAAACGCAGAAAGCGCTACCGCTGGAAGGGGAATTGCGGGAAAAGCTGGAGTTGATGATCGCGTAA
- a CDS encoding SgrR family transcriptional regulator — MRQLNRLNQYHRLWQPSLGATQQVTISELAARCFCSERHVRTLLRQAQEAGWLSWRAQSGRGKRGELTFHVAPESLRNAMMEEALKSGQQHNALELAQLAPEALRSLLHPFLGGQWQNDTPTLRIPYYRSLEPFQPGFLPGRAEQHLAGQVFSGLTRFNGNSSEPAGDLAHHWDVSDDGLRWHFYIRSTLHWHNGDKIETAQLQRSLTALLTLPALRTLFQSVLCIETTHPQCLTFTLHQPDYWLPHRLATYCSRLAHPDHPAVGSGPFRLAGFEPDLVRLESHEQYHLSHPLLKAIEYWITPQLFDYSLGTSCRHPVQIAIGEADELESLRLVSSSTSLGFCYLTLKQSARLSEIQAKRLINIIHLSRLLHTLPLNEGLITPTQELLPDWTIPEWPDLSDVTLPEALTLVYHLPVELHTMASQLKAYLALQGCELTVIFHDAKTWDGCLELADADIMMGDRLIGEAPEYTLEQWLRCDALWPHVLSAPAYAHLQATLDAVQTQAEARDRHAGLQAIFNRLMESAVLTPLFNYQYQISAPPGVNGIRLNTRGWFDFTEAWLPAPKS; from the coding sequence ATGCGCCAGCTCAATCGACTCAACCAGTATCACCGCCTCTGGCAGCCTTCCCTGGGTGCAACGCAACAGGTCACCATCAGCGAGCTTGCCGCCCGCTGTTTTTGCAGCGAGCGGCATGTCCGAACCCTGCTGCGCCAGGCTCAGGAGGCGGGCTGGCTCAGCTGGCGAGCGCAGTCTGGCCGCGGTAAGCGCGGTGAGCTAACGTTCCATGTCGCCCCGGAGTCACTGCGCAATGCGATGATGGAAGAGGCGCTGAAAAGCGGGCAGCAGCATAACGCGCTGGAACTGGCCCAGCTTGCCCCTGAAGCGCTGCGGTCATTACTGCATCCTTTTTTGGGCGGGCAGTGGCAAAACGACACGCCGACGCTGCGCATTCCCTACTATCGCTCGCTGGAGCCGTTTCAGCCGGGGTTTTTACCGGGCCGGGCAGAGCAGCATCTGGCGGGACAGGTCTTCTCAGGCCTGACGCGTTTTAACGGTAACAGCAGTGAACCCGCGGGCGATCTGGCGCATCACTGGGATGTCTCTGATGACGGCCTGCGCTGGCATTTCTACATTCGCTCCACCCTGCACTGGCATAACGGCGATAAAATAGAAACGGCGCAACTCCAGCGAAGTCTGACAGCGCTGTTGACGCTTCCTGCCCTGCGCACTCTGTTTCAGAGCGTCTTATGCATTGAAACAACGCATCCACAGTGTCTGACGTTTACGCTGCATCAACCGGACTACTGGCTGCCGCACAGGCTGGCAACCTACTGTAGCCGTCTGGCGCATCCCGACCATCCTGCGGTTGGCAGTGGCCCGTTTCGGCTGGCCGGCTTTGAGCCCGACCTGGTTCGTCTGGAAAGCCATGAGCAGTATCATCTGAGCCATCCGCTGCTCAAAGCCATCGAATACTGGATCACTCCCCAGCTTTTTGATTACAGCCTGGGCACCAGCTGTCGCCACCCGGTGCAAATCGCGATCGGCGAGGCTGACGAGCTGGAAAGTCTGCGGCTGGTAAGCAGCAGCACCAGCCTGGGGTTCTGTTACCTCACGCTAAAACAGAGCGCGCGCCTGAGTGAGATCCAGGCAAAACGGCTTATCAATATCATTCATCTCTCCAGGCTTCTCCACACACTTCCGCTAAACGAAGGGCTCATCACGCCCACCCAGGAACTGCTTCCCGACTGGACAATCCCCGAATGGCCTGATCTATCGGACGTAACCCTCCCTGAGGCGTTGACGCTGGTTTACCATCTCCCTGTTGAGCTTCACACCATGGCCAGCCAGTTGAAGGCATACCTGGCGCTACAGGGGTGTGAACTGACCGTCATCTTTCACGACGCCAAGACGTGGGACGGATGCCTGGAGCTTGCCGATGCAGACATCATGATGGGGGACAGGCTAATTGGCGAAGCGCCGGAATATACGCTTGAACAGTGGCTGCGCTGCGATGCCCTCTGGCCGCACGTTCTTAGCGCTCCGGCTTACGCTCATCTGCAAGCCACGCTGGATGCGGTACAGACTCAGGCCGAGGCTCGGGATAGACACGCGGGGCTGCAAGCCATCTTCAACCGGCTAATGGAGAGTGCGGTGCTGACGCCACTCTTTAATTATCAATACCAAATTAGTGCTCCGCCTGGCGTGAATGGTATACGCCTCAACACCCGCGGCTGGTTTGACTTTACCGAAGCCTGGCTGCCCGCGCCTAAATCGTGA
- a CDS encoding Lrp/AsnC family transcriptional regulator: protein MLDKIDRKLLSLLQNDCTLSLQALADAVNLTTTPCWKRLKKLEDDGILLGRVALLDPEKLGLGLTAFVLIKTQHHSSEWYCRFVTQVSEMPEVLGFWRMAGEYDYLMRVQVADMKRYDDFYKRLVNSVPGLSDVTSSFAMEQIKYTTALPIE, encoded by the coding sequence ATGCTAGATAAAATTGACCGCAAGCTCCTTTCATTGCTGCAAAATGACTGTACCCTCTCTTTGCAGGCGCTGGCAGATGCCGTTAATCTGACCACCACCCCGTGCTGGAAGCGCCTAAAGAAGCTGGAAGATGACGGCATTCTTCTGGGGCGCGTCGCGCTGTTAGATCCCGAAAAACTGGGGCTTGGGCTGACGGCATTTGTGCTGATAAAAACCCAGCATCACAGCAGCGAGTGGTATTGCCGCTTCGTTACTCAGGTGTCTGAGATGCCCGAGGTGCTCGGTTTCTGGCGTATGGCCGGAGAGTATGATTACCTGATGCGCGTCCAGGTGGCCGACATGAAGCGCTATGATGATTTCTACAAGCGGCTGGTGAACAGCGTACCGGGTTTGTCGGACGTCACCTCAAGCTTCGCCATGGAACAGATTAAATACACCACAGCATTACCTATTGAATAA
- the ppiD gene encoding peptidylprolyl isomerase yields MMDSLRTAANSLVLKIIFGIIIVSFILTGVSSYLIGGGANYAAKVNGQEISRGQFENAFAGERNRMQQQLGDQFSELAANEGYMKTLRQQTLNRLIDEALLDQYAKKLGLGISDEQVKKAIFSTQAFQSNGKFDNARYNSIVNQMGMTADQYAQALRNQLTTQQLINAVVGTDFMLKGETDELAALVAQQRVVREATIDVNALAAKQQVSDADVNAYYEQNKNSFVSPEQFRVSYIKLDAAALQETASDAEIQSYYDQHQDQFTQPQRNRYSVIQTKTEADAKAALDELNKGADFATVAKAKSTDIISAKNGGDMGWLEDATTPDELKNAGLKEKGQLSGVIKSSVGFLVVRLDDITAAKTKPLADVRDDIAAKVKQEKALDAYYALQQKVSDAASNDNESLAGAEQAAGVKAVETGWFGRDNLPEELNFKPVSDAIFNGGLVGENGTPGSNSDIITVDGDRAFVLRVSEHKPEAVKPLAEVKDQVVAQVKHNKAEQQAKLDAEKILSDLKAGKEDALKAAGLSFGEAKTLSRTGQDPISQAAFGLTLPAKDKPSFGTTTDTQGNVVLLALDEVKAGTLPEAQKKAMVQGITQNNAQIAFEAMMSNLRKEAKIKLGDVMTQQQ; encoded by the coding sequence ATGATGGACAGCTTACGCACGGCTGCTAACAGTCTCGTGCTCAAGATTATTTTCGGTATCATTATCGTGTCGTTCATATTGACCGGCGTGAGCAGTTACCTTATTGGCGGTGGCGCAAACTACGCCGCAAAAGTGAATGGCCAGGAAATCAGCCGTGGTCAGTTCGAGAACGCTTTTGCCGGTGAACGTAACCGTATGCAGCAACAGCTGGGCGACCAATTCTCTGAACTGGCGGCGAACGAAGGGTACATGAAGACCCTGCGCCAACAGACACTGAACCGTCTTATCGACGAAGCGCTGCTTGATCAGTATGCCAAAAAACTGGGCCTTGGCATCAGTGATGAGCAGGTGAAAAAAGCCATCTTCTCCACGCAAGCCTTCCAGTCTAACGGTAAATTCGACAATGCGCGTTACAACAGCATCGTCAATCAGATGGGGATGACGGCCGATCAGTACGCTCAGGCGCTGCGTAACCAGCTGACCACCCAGCAGCTCATCAATGCCGTCGTTGGCACCGATTTCATGCTCAAAGGTGAAACGGACGAACTGGCCGCGCTGGTGGCGCAGCAGCGTGTTGTACGCGAAGCGACCATTGATGTGAACGCCCTGGCGGCGAAACAGCAGGTGAGCGATGCTGACGTTAACGCTTACTACGAGCAGAACAAGAATTCCTTTGTTTCTCCAGAGCAGTTCCGCGTGAGCTATATCAAGCTGGATGCGGCCGCGCTGCAGGAAACCGCGTCTGATGCTGAAATCCAGTCTTACTACGATCAGCATCAGGATCAGTTCACTCAGCCGCAGCGTAACCGCTACAGCGTGATTCAGACGAAAACCGAGGCCGATGCTAAAGCGGCGCTGGATGAGCTGAACAAAGGCGCTGATTTCGCGACCGTTGCGAAAGCGAAATCCACCGACATTATCTCTGCGAAAAACGGCGGTGATATGGGCTGGCTGGAAGACGCGACCACCCCTGACGAGCTGAAAAATGCCGGTCTGAAAGAGAAAGGTCAGCTTTCAGGCGTCATTAAGTCTTCCGTTGGTTTCCTGGTCGTGCGTCTGGACGACATCACCGCGGCGAAAACCAAGCCGCTGGCTGACGTTCGCGATGATATCGCGGCGAAAGTGAAACAGGAAAAAGCGCTGGATGCCTATTACGCGCTGCAGCAGAAGGTGAGCGATGCTGCCAGCAACGATAACGAATCTCTGGCAGGTGCAGAGCAGGCGGCGGGCGTGAAGGCGGTTGAGACGGGCTGGTTTGGTCGTGACAACCTTCCGGAAGAGCTGAACTTCAAACCGGTTTCTGATGCCATCTTCAACGGTGGTCTGGTGGGTGAGAACGGTACGCCGGGCAGTAACTCTGACATCATTACCGTCGACGGCGATCGTGCGTTTGTGTTGCGCGTCAGCGAACACAAGCCAGAAGCGGTCAAACCGCTGGCGGAAGTGAAGGATCAGGTTGTCGCTCAGGTTAAGCACAACAAAGCGGAACAGCAGGCGAAACTGGATGCTGAGAAGATTCTGTCTGACCTGAAAGCGGGTAAAGAAGATGCGCTGAAAGCGGCTGGCCTGAGCTTCGGTGAAGCGAAAACGCTGAGCCGTACCGGCCAGGACCCAATCAGCCAGGCCGCGTTTGGTTTGACTCTGCCTGCGAAGGACAAGCCAAGCTTCGGTACCACCACCGATACGCAGGGTAACGTCGTTCTGCTGGCGCTGGATGAAGTGAAAGCCGGTACCCTGCCAGAAGCGCAGAAGAAAGCGATGGTTCAGGGGATTACCCAGAACAATGCTCAGATTGCCTTCGAAGCCATGATGAGCAACCTGCGTAAAGAAGCCAAAATCAAGCTGGGTGATGTGATGACTCAGCAGCAGTAA
- the cof gene encoding HMP-PP phosphatase, whose amino-acid sequence MARLAAFDMDGTLLMPDHRLGEKTLNTLKRLHERNVTLTFATGRHVLEMRHLLGAFSLDAFLITGNGTRIHSVEGDVLHRQDLNPEVADIVLHSTWDTQASIHVFNDRGWFTGSEIPELLHAHVYSGFKYQLIDLRRIPAHAVTKICFCGDHDDLCRLRIQLNEALGDRAHLTFSAVDCLEVLPVGCNKGSALAVLSDHLGLTLQECMAFGDAMNDREMLGSVGRGLIMGNAMAQLKAELPHLPVIGHCRNEAVSHFLTHWLDNNNLPYSPE is encoded by the coding sequence ATGGCTCGGCTCGCTGCATTTGATATGGACGGTACGCTGTTAATGCCGGATCACCGTTTAGGGGAAAAAACCCTGAACACGCTGAAGCGCCTGCACGAGCGTAATGTCACCCTGACGTTTGCCACCGGACGTCATGTGCTGGAGATGCGCCATTTGCTGGGGGCGTTTTCCCTCGACGCCTTTCTGATCACCGGCAACGGGACGCGAATTCACTCCGTAGAAGGCGATGTGCTGCACCGACAGGATCTCAACCCGGAAGTGGCGGATATCGTGCTGCACAGCACCTGGGACACGCAGGCCAGTATCCACGTCTTTAACGATCGGGGCTGGTTTACCGGAAGCGAAATCCCGGAATTATTGCACGCGCATGTTTACAGCGGCTTTAAATACCAGCTTATCGATCTGCGTCGGATCCCCGCCCATGCGGTAACTAAGATCTGCTTCTGCGGCGATCACGACGATCTGTGCCGCTTAAGGATTCAACTGAATGAGGCGCTGGGCGACCGGGCGCACCTGACCTTCTCGGCGGTGGATTGTCTGGAAGTGCTGCCGGTGGGCTGTAACAAAGGCTCCGCTCTGGCGGTGCTGAGCGACCACCTGGGCTTAACGCTGCAGGAGTGTATGGCGTTTGGTGACGCCATGAACGACCGCGAAATGCTGGGTAGCGTAGGTCGCGGTCTGATCATGGGGAATGCGATGGCGCAGCTGAAAGCAGAACTTCCCCATCTGCCGGTTATTGGCCACTGCCGCAATGAAGCAGTGTCCCATTTTTTGACACATTGGCTGGACAACAACAACCTCCCGTATTCCCCCGAATAG
- the hupB gene encoding nucleoid-associated protein HU-beta, with protein sequence MNKSQLIDKIAAGADISKAAAGRALDALIASVTESLQAGDDVALVGFGTFAVKERAARTGRNPQTGKEITIAAAKVPGFRAGKALKDAVN encoded by the coding sequence GTGAATAAATCTCAACTGATTGACAAAATTGCTGCTGGTGCTGATATTTCTAAAGCTGCAGCTGGACGTGCGTTAGATGCCTTAATTGCTTCTGTTACTGAATCTCTGCAGGCTGGGGACGACGTTGCACTGGTAGGCTTCGGTACTTTTGCTGTTAAAGAGCGTGCTGCCCGTACTGGCCGCAACCCTCAGACCGGTAAAGAGATCACCATTGCTGCTGCTAAAGTGCCGGGTTTCCGTGCAGGTAAAGCGCTGAAAGACGCAGTAAACTGA
- the lon gene encoding endopeptidase La has product MNPERSERIEIPVLPLRDVVVYPHMVIPLFVGREKSIRCLEAAMDHDKKIMLVAQKEASTDEPGVNDLFTVGTVASILQMLKLPDGTVKVLVEGLQRARITTLSDDGEHFSAKAEYLDSPELDEREQEVLVRTAISQFEGYIKLNKKIPPEVLTSLNSIDDPARLADTIAAHMPLKLADKQSVLEMSDVNERLEYLMAMMESEIDLLQVEKRIRNRVKKQMEKSQREYYLNEQMKAIQKELGEMDDAPDENEALKRKIDAAKMPKEAKEKAEAELQKLKMMSPMSAEATVVRGYIEWMVQVPWNARSKVKKDLRQAQEILDTDHYGLERVKDRILEYLAVQSRVNKIKGPILCLVGPPGVGKTSLGQSIAKATGRKYIRMALGGVRDEAEIRGHRRTYIGSMPGKLIQKMAKVGVKNPLFLLDEIDKMSSDMRGDPASALLEVLDPEQNVAFSDHYLEVDYDLSDVMFVATSNSMNIPAPLLDRMEVIRLSGYTEDEKLNIAKQHLLPKQIERNALKANELTVEDSAIIGIIRYYTREAGVRSLEREISKLCRKAVKQLLLDKSLKHIVINGDNLHAYLGVQRFDYGRADNENRVGQVTGLAWTEVGGDLLTIETACVPGKGKLTYTGSLGEVMQESIQAALTVVRARAEKLGINPDFYEKRDIHVHVPEGATPKDGPSAGIAMCTALVSCLTGNPVRADVAMTGEITLRGQVLPIGGLKEKLLAAHRGGIKTVLIPYENKRDLEEIPDNVIADLQIHPVKRIEEVLSLALQNEPSGMQVVTAK; this is encoded by the coding sequence ATGAATCCTGAGCGTTCTGAACGCATTGAAATCCCCGTATTGCCGTTGCGCGATGTGGTGGTTTATCCGCACATGGTCATACCCTTATTTGTAGGGCGGGAAAAATCTATCCGTTGCCTCGAAGCCGCCATGGATCATGATAAAAAAATCATGCTGGTGGCGCAGAAAGAAGCATCAACGGATGAGCCGGGTGTAAACGATCTTTTCACCGTCGGGACCGTGGCCTCTATTTTGCAGATGCTGAAGCTGCCTGACGGCACCGTAAAGGTGCTGGTAGAAGGCCTGCAGCGTGCGCGTATTACCACTCTGTCAGATGACGGCGAGCACTTCTCTGCAAAGGCAGAGTACCTTGATTCGCCTGAGCTTGATGAGCGTGAACAGGAAGTGCTGGTTCGCACCGCGATTAGCCAGTTTGAAGGCTATATCAAGCTGAACAAGAAAATTCCACCAGAAGTGCTGACGTCGCTGAACAGCATCGACGATCCTGCGCGTCTGGCGGACACCATCGCTGCACATATGCCGCTGAAGCTGGCTGACAAACAGTCCGTGCTGGAAATGTCCGACGTTAACGAACGTCTGGAATACCTGATGGCGATGATGGAGTCTGAAATCGATCTGCTGCAGGTTGAGAAGCGCATTCGCAACCGCGTCAAAAAGCAGATGGAGAAATCTCAGCGTGAGTACTATCTGAATGAGCAAATGAAGGCCATTCAGAAAGAGCTGGGCGAGATGGACGACGCGCCGGACGAAAACGAAGCGCTGAAGCGTAAGATCGACGCGGCGAAGATGCCGAAAGAGGCGAAAGAGAAGGCCGAAGCAGAACTGCAGAAGCTGAAAATGATGTCTCCAATGTCGGCTGAAGCGACCGTTGTACGCGGCTACATTGAGTGGATGGTGCAGGTTCCGTGGAACGCCCGCAGCAAGGTCAAAAAAGACCTGCGTCAGGCGCAGGAAATCCTGGATACCGATCACTACGGCCTGGAACGCGTGAAAGACCGCATTCTTGAGTACCTCGCGGTACAAAGCCGTGTAAACAAAATTAAAGGCCCAATTCTGTGCCTGGTTGGACCGCCGGGGGTGGGTAAAACCTCTCTGGGTCAGTCCATCGCCAAAGCGACCGGACGTAAGTATATCCGTATGGCGCTGGGTGGCGTACGCGATGAAGCGGAAATCCGCGGTCACCGCCGTACCTACATTGGTTCTATGCCGGGTAAACTGATCCAGAAAATGGCGAAAGTGGGGGTTAAAAACCCGCTGTTCCTGCTCGATGAGATCGACAAGATGTCGTCGGACATGCGCGGTGACCCTGCGTCTGCACTGCTGGAAGTGCTTGATCCAGAACAGAACGTGGCGTTCAGCGATCACTACCTGGAAGTGGACTACGACCTGAGCGATGTGATGTTCGTGGCGACCTCCAACTCCATGAACATTCCGGCCCCGCTGCTGGACCGTATGGAAGTGATCCGTCTCTCCGGCTATACCGAAGATGAGAAGCTGAACATCGCTAAGCAGCACCTGCTGCCGAAACAGATTGAGCGTAACGCGCTGAAAGCCAACGAGCTGACCGTCGAGGACAGCGCGATTATCGGCATCATTCGCTACTACACCCGTGAAGCGGGCGTGCGTAGCCTTGAGCGTGAAATCTCTAAACTGTGTCGTAAAGCGGTGAAACAGCTGCTGCTGGATAAGAGCCTGAAACACATTGTAATTAACGGCGATAATCTGCATGCGTACCTGGGCGTCCAGCGCTTCGACTACGGTCGCGCGGATAACGAAAACCGCGTTGGCCAGGTGACCGGCCTCGCATGGACGGAAGTGGGCGGCGATCTGCTGACCATCGAAACCGCCTGTGTGCCGGGCAAAGGCAAGCTGACCTACACCGGCTCGCTGGGTGAAGTAATGCAGGAATCCATCCAGGCGGCGCTGACCGTGGTGCGCGCGCGCGCTGAGAAACTGGGTATCAATCCTGATTTCTACGAAAAACGCGACATCCACGTGCACGTTCCTGAAGGGGCGACGCCGAAAGATGGCCCAAGCGCGGGTATTGCCATGTGTACCGCTCTGGTTTCCTGCCTGACAGGTAACCCGGTGCGTGCCGATGTTGCTATGACCGGTGAAATCACGCTGCGTGGTCAGGTTCTGCCAATTGGTGGTTTAAAAGAAAAACTGCTGGCGGCACACCGCGGTGGGATCAAAACCGTATTGATCCCTTACGAAAACAAACGCGATCTGGAAGAGATTCCGGATAACGTGATTGCCGATCTACAGATCCATCCTGTGAAGCGAATTGAGGAAGTTCTCAGTCTCGCATTGCAGAATGAACCCTCCGGAATGCAGGTTGTAACCGCAAAATAG
- a CDS encoding helix-hairpin-helix domain-containing protein, protein MKCGIKALLITLAIATTGMSAGAMASAPAAKTQATQSKSDAAAPVQGQTKATDAGKSADDDGTRVSINSASAEDLARAMNGVGLKKAQAIVSYREEYGPFKTVDDLKQVPGMGSALVERNLSHLTL, encoded by the coding sequence ATGAAATGTGGAATCAAAGCACTGTTAATTACGCTGGCTATTGCCACCACCGGGATGAGTGCGGGTGCGATGGCGTCAGCCCCCGCCGCCAAAACACAAGCTACCCAGAGCAAGTCCGACGCGGCAGCGCCGGTGCAAGGGCAAACCAAAGCGACAGACGCCGGTAAAAGTGCGGATGATGACGGTACGCGGGTCAGTATCAATTCGGCCTCAGCGGAAGATCTCGCCCGCGCGATGAATGGCGTGGGCCTGAAAAAAGCGCAGGCCATCGTCAGCTACCGCGAAGAGTATGGTCCTTTCAAAACGGTCGACGATCTCAAGCAGGTGCCGGGCATGGGCAGCGCGCTGGTTGAGCGCAACCTCTCACACCTGACGTTGTAA